A window of Pseudomonadota bacterium contains these coding sequences:
- a CDS encoding circularly permuted type 2 ATP-grasp protein: MTMRELSATNKKHGSVLNFDNYQTKNFYDELIGPKGRPRPLATPLIEQVNALSPKELRRLQKVAETALHQQGITFSVYGDKKGTEKIIPFDIIPRIVPGDEWARLERGLKQRIEALNLFIDDIYNEQRILKDKIIPEKLILSSACYLKQCIGLKPPGGIWIHITGTDLVRDGDGSYYVLEDNLRCPSGISYVLQNRAIQKRTFPSAFAAMKVRPVSNYGDHLYETLRHAAPKSAGEKVNIIVLTPGIYNAAYFEHAFLAQQMGVPLAEGSDLTVINDQVMLRTTRGFEKVDVIYRRIDDDFLDPQAFREDSMLGVPGIMECYRKGTVTLANAPGTGIADDKAVYAYVPQIIKYYLGEDAIIPNVPTYVCWDKKQREHVLANLHSLVVKAVNLSGGYGMLIGPQSSAAERTEFAARIRKNPRDYIAQPTLNLSRSPTMIGNAIEGRHVDFRPYILYGKSVFVLPGGLTRVALTKGSLVVNSSQGGGSKDTWVLEDGHA; the protein is encoded by the coding sequence ATGACGATGCGAGAACTTTCGGCAACCAACAAGAAGCATGGTAGCGTCTTGAACTTCGATAACTATCAGACCAAGAATTTCTACGACGAATTGATCGGCCCGAAAGGCCGCCCGCGGCCGCTGGCGACGCCGCTGATCGAGCAGGTCAACGCCCTTTCACCGAAAGAACTGCGCCGCTTACAGAAGGTTGCTGAAACGGCGCTGCACCAGCAAGGCATCACCTTCAGCGTCTATGGCGATAAAAAAGGCACCGAGAAAATCATCCCGTTCGACATCATCCCGCGCATTGTGCCCGGCGATGAATGGGCGCGGCTGGAACGCGGGCTAAAACAGCGCATCGAGGCGCTGAACCTGTTCATCGACGATATTTACAACGAGCAGCGCATCCTCAAAGATAAAATTATTCCCGAGAAACTGATCCTCTCCTCGGCCTGCTACCTCAAGCAATGCATCGGTCTTAAACCACCCGGCGGCATCTGGATTCACATCACCGGTACCGACCTCGTGCGCGATGGCGATGGCAGCTACTACGTGCTGGAAGATAACCTGCGCTGCCCGTCGGGCATCTCGTATGTGCTGCAGAACCGCGCCATCCAGAAACGCACCTTCCCGAGCGCCTTTGCGGCGATGAAAGTGCGGCCCGTCTCCAATTACGGCGACCATCTCTACGAAACCCTGCGCCACGCCGCGCCCAAAAGCGCGGGCGAGAAGGTCAACATCATCGTGCTCACGCCGGGCATCTATAACGCAGCCTATTTCGAGCATGCCTTCCTCGCCCAGCAAATGGGCGTACCGCTGGCGGAAGGATCGGACCTCACCGTCATCAACGATCAGGTGATGCTGCGCACCACCCGCGGCTTCGAAAAAGTGGATGTAATTTACCGCCGGATTGACGATGATTTCCTCGACCCGCAGGCCTTCCGCGAGGATTCCATGCTCGGCGTACCGGGCATTATGGAATGCTACCGCAAAGGCACGGTCACCCTTGCCAATGCGCCCGGCACCGGTATCGCGGATGATAAAGCGGTCTATGCCTATGTGCCGCAAATCATCAAATATTATCTCGGCGAAGACGCCATCATCCCCAACGTGCCGACCTATGTATGCTGGGACAAAAAACAGCGCGAGCATGTGCTGGCCAACTTGCATTCGCTGGTGGTGAAAGCAGTCAATCTCTCGGGCGGCTACGGCATGCTGATCGGCCCACAATCAAGCGCGGCGGAGCGCACGGAATTCGCTGCCCGCATTCGCAAAAACCCACGCGATTATATCGCCCAGCCCACCCTCAACCTGTCGCGCAGCCCAACCATGATCGGCAACGCGATTGAGGGCCGCCATGTGGATTTCAGGCCCTATATCCTCTACGGAAAATCCGTTTTCGTGCTGCCCGGCGGGCTCACCCGCGTGGCGCTCACCAAGGGTTCGCTGGTGGTCAATTCCTCGCAAGGCGGCGGCAGCAAAGACACCTGGGTGCTGGAGGATGGGCATGCTTAG
- a CDS encoding transglutaminase family protein: MGMLAALNHVTHYRYDRPIALGMQTIRLRPAPHTRSPVQAYSLKITPAEHFINWQQDPFGNYLAQVIFPEKVKEFRVEVDALVEIRVFNPFDFFLEEYARSFPFAYEPLLEAELAPYLEIKETGAQLLALLATIDRAPVSIIDFLVTVNQAIHHALTYVTRMEPGVQSCEETLALRSGSCRDMAWLLCQLLRHLGFATRFASGYLIQLTPDVKPLDGPAGTAVDFTDLHAWAEVYLPGAGWVGLDATSGLFAGEGHVPLCCTPNPSSAAPVSGTLEACESTLTHTMSITRIAEQARITKPFSDAQWAAIDALGTAVDKALTRQDVRLTMGGEPTFVSDTDRSGEAWHFTALSEDKKTLGNALHLRLRERFATGGLLHYAQGKWYPGEELPRWAMHCFWRRDGEPVWAHDALLANPQIDLGHDLKTAETFITELARRLAIADRFVIPAHADKAVAGYVLPLHFSYTRKGWISNGWQFDAGALVLIAGDSPLGLRLPLNSLPQVPPEEHYPERSAQAQSKALPSHAALLKKHQKTPSENTAFAKDPNGLIRSALCAQVRGGVLHVFLPPLSYIEHFLELVAAIETVASALDLPLVLEGYAPPADLRLRAFSVTPDPGVIEVNVQPAGSWDELKIITTTVYEEARATALSAEKFLLDGRRVGTGGGNHIVLGAASPLDSPFLRRPDLLQSLITFWQHHPSLSYLFSAMYIGPTSQAPRIDEARHDTLYELEIAFRQMPSASEKKPWLVDRLLRNLLVDLTGNTHRAEFCIDKLHSPDSERGRLGLLEMRGFEMTPHPRMNLLQGLLIRACIAHFWKTPYHKPLIRWGTQLHDRFMMPHHVQADFDAVLAELKSGGYDFSPAWFAPFFAFRFPEYGSVQIGEVTLELRMALEPWPVMGEEMNAGSVSRSVDSSVERLQVLVRGLSDLRHIVTCNGKRLPLKATAEHGCYVAAVRYKAWAPYSSLHPQIPVHTPLVFDVIDAHHGRSLGGCTYHVMHPGGRSYETIPVNENEAEGRRLSRFEPMGHTPGNVAVPPLVVNPEFPHTLDLRCFD; encoded by the coding sequence ATGGGAATGCTCGCCGCGCTCAATCATGTCACGCATTACCGCTATGATCGGCCCATTGCGCTTGGCATGCAGACCATCCGCTTGCGTCCGGCGCCGCACACGCGCTCGCCGGTGCAGGCTTATTCGTTAAAAATTACGCCGGCAGAGCATTTCATCAACTGGCAGCAGGACCCGTTCGGCAATTACCTTGCGCAGGTGATTTTCCCCGAAAAAGTGAAAGAATTCCGCGTGGAGGTGGATGCGCTGGTTGAAATCCGCGTGTTCAATCCGTTTGATTTTTTCCTTGAGGAATATGCGCGCAGCTTTCCGTTCGCCTATGAGCCGTTGCTGGAAGCCGAACTCGCGCCCTATCTCGAAATCAAGGAAACCGGCGCGCAGCTGCTGGCGCTGCTGGCAACGATTGACCGCGCGCCCGTCAGCATCATCGATTTTCTGGTGACGGTGAATCAGGCCATTCACCACGCGCTCACCTATGTTACGCGTATGGAGCCGGGCGTGCAAAGCTGCGAGGAAACGCTGGCGCTGCGCAGCGGCTCCTGCCGCGATATGGCGTGGTTGCTCTGCCAGCTGCTGCGCCACCTTGGCTTCGCGACGCGGTTTGCTTCGGGCTATCTCATCCAGCTGACGCCGGATGTGAAACCCCTCGATGGCCCGGCGGGAACGGCCGTGGATTTCACCGATCTGCATGCCTGGGCGGAAGTGTATTTGCCCGGCGCCGGTTGGGTGGGGCTGGATGCGACTTCCGGCCTGTTTGCGGGCGAGGGCCATGTGCCGCTGTGCTGCACGCCCAATCCATCGAGCGCAGCACCGGTGAGCGGTACGCTGGAAGCGTGCGAATCAACCCTCACCCACACGATGAGCATCACCCGCATCGCCGAGCAGGCGCGCATCACTAAGCCCTTCAGCGATGCGCAGTGGGCGGCGATTGATGCGCTCGGCACTGCGGTCGATAAGGCCCTCACCAGGCAGGATGTGCGGCTGACGATGGGCGGCGAGCCGACCTTCGTTTCCGACACCGACCGTAGCGGTGAGGCATGGCATTTCACCGCACTGAGCGAGGATAAGAAAACCCTCGGCAACGCGCTGCATCTGCGCCTGCGCGAACGGTTCGCCACGGGCGGGCTGCTACATTATGCGCAAGGCAAATGGTATCCCGGTGAGGAGCTGCCACGCTGGGCGATGCATTGCTTCTGGCGGCGCGACGGCGAGCCGGTATGGGCGCATGACGCGCTGCTCGCCAACCCGCAAATCGACCTTGGCCATGATCTGAAAACGGCGGAAACATTCATCACCGAACTGGCACGCCGCCTCGCGATTGCGGATCGGTTCGTGATTCCTGCGCACGCGGATAAGGCGGTCGCGGGTTATGTGCTTCCGCTGCATTTTTCCTACACGCGCAAGGGCTGGATCAGCAACGGCTGGCAGTTCGATGCGGGCGCACTGGTGTTGATTGCGGGTGATTCGCCGCTCGGCCTGCGCCTGCCGCTTAACAGCCTGCCGCAGGTGCCGCCGGAGGAACATTACCCCGAGCGTAGCGCGCAGGCGCAAAGCAAAGCCTTGCCCAGCCATGCCGCGCTGCTGAAGAAGCATCAGAAAACGCCATCCGAAAATACGGCGTTTGCGAAGGATCCAAACGGCCTCATCCGCAGCGCATTATGCGCGCAGGTGCGCGGCGGGGTGCTGCATGTGTTCCTGCCGCCGCTAAGCTATATCGAGCATTTCCTGGAGTTGGTGGCGGCGATTGAAACGGTGGCCTCCGCGCTGGATCTACCGCTGGTGCTGGAAGGGTATGCACCCCCGGCAGACCTTCGCCTGCGCGCCTTCAGCGTCACGCCGGACCCCGGCGTCATCGAAGTGAACGTGCAGCCCGCCGGGAGTTGGGACGAGCTGAAAATCATCACCACCACCGTCTATGAGGAAGCGCGCGCGACGGCGCTTTCCGCCGAGAAATTTTTGCTCGATGGGCGGCGTGTGGGCACCGGCGGCGGCAACCATATCGTGCTGGGCGCGGCGAGCCCACTCGATAGCCCATTCCTGCGGCGGCCGGATCTGCTGCAAAGCCTGATTACCTTTTGGCAGCATCACCCGTCGCTATCCTACCTGTTTTCGGCGATGTATATCGGCCCGACCAGCCAGGCGCCGCGCATCGACGAAGCGCGCCACGACACGCTGTATGAGCTCGAAATCGCCTTCCGCCAGATGCCATCCGCCAGCGAGAAAAAACCGTGGCTGGTCGATCGGCTGCTACGCAATTTGCTGGTCGACCTGACCGGCAACACCCACCGCGCGGAGTTCTGCATCGATAAGCTGCACAGCCCCGATAGCGAGCGTGGGCGGCTGGGGCTGCTGGAAATGCGCGGCTTCGAGATGACGCCGCACCCGCGCATGAACCTGCTGCAAGGCCTGCTGATCCGCGCCTGCATCGCCCATTTCTGGAAAACGCCGTATCACAAACCGCTGATTCGCTGGGGCACACAGCTGCATGACCGCTTCATGATGCCGCACCATGTGCAGGCCGATTTCGACGCGGTGCTCGCCGAGCTGAAATCCGGCGGGTATGATTTTTCGCCCGCATGGTTCGCGCCGTTCTTCGCCTTCCGCTTCCCGGAATATGGCTCGGTGCAGATCGGTGAGGTAACGCTGGAGCTGCGCATGGCGCTCGAGCCATGGCCGGTGATGGGCGAGGAAATGAACGCCGGTAGCGTCAGCCGCTCGGTGGATTCCTCGGTGGAGCGGCTGCAAGTGCTGGTGCGCGGGCTGAGCGATCTGCGCCATATCGTCACCTGCAACGGCAAGCGCTTGCCACTGAAAGCCACCGCCGAGCATGGCTGTTATGTCGCCGCGGTGCGCTACAAAGCATGGGCGCCCTATTCCAGCCTGCACCCACAGATTCCGGTGCACACGCCGCTGGTATTCGATGTGATCGACGCCCATCACGGCCGCTCGCTGGGTGGCTGCACCTACCATGTGATGCATCCGGGCGGGCGCAGTTACGAGACGATTCCCGTCAACGAAAACGAAGCCGAAGGCCGCCGCCTTTCGCGCTTCGAGCCGATGGGCCACACCCCCGGAAACGTCGCCGTGCCGCCGCTGGTGGTGAATCCGGAATTCCCCCACACGCTCGATTTGCGGTGCTTCGACTAG
- a CDS encoding efflux transporter outer membrane subunit produces MQPIDGTARRTWLKSGCASFCASLMLLSACAVGEDYIPAVPPVEAQWEVPHASSDAITTIRGAWWEQFNDPMLTQLITTATARNNDLKVAAARIDEARAAQAAAYSAFFPQVSATGSGKRGTLGGSFENQPDNSWQAGVNGAWDIDIFGGNRRRDEAAAAATEATMAEAAQTRLQLVEEVARNYVRLRGLQQQMLLTEKNIKLQEQTLTITRAQYKERVVTRLDVLRAQAQMKRTQTRVPQIRQETDAVLNRLAVLLDDTVTHLRAQLPPTPLPTIPAAMVADTPLETMRARPDVAIAERRLAQATALSGAAFAEFFPKLSLDGFFGRSGSDQFGTLNPWSVAANAAFPVLNFGRIQAQVDSADARQKQAYYSFRQTVLAAVADVEVAFSAYRHERDRKQTLVQIAKEQAEAVLVAKTQYTNGLVPQLDLLDAEQNLLEADTSVVQSEVAALENTITLYTALGKTDGTVTDGQLPAHGLISLP; encoded by the coding sequence ATGCAACCTATCGATGGCACTGCGCGACGCACATGGCTGAAGTCCGGCTGTGCCTCGTTCTGTGCCTCGTTGATGTTGCTCTCCGCCTGCGCGGTTGGGGAGGATTATATTCCCGCCGTGCCGCCGGTGGAAGCGCAGTGGGAAGTGCCACATGCGAGCAGCGATGCCATCACCACGATTCGCGGCGCATGGTGGGAGCAATTTAATGACCCGATGTTGACGCAGCTGATCACGACCGCAACCGCGCGCAACAACGACCTGAAGGTGGCTGCCGCGCGGATTGATGAGGCGCGGGCGGCGCAGGCCGCCGCCTATTCGGCGTTCTTCCCGCAGGTCAGCGCGACGGGCAGTGGCAAACGTGGCACGCTTGGCGGCTCGTTTGAAAACCAGCCGGACAATTCCTGGCAGGCCGGGGTAAATGGCGCATGGGACATCGATATTTTCGGCGGTAACCGGAGGCGTGATGAAGCCGCCGCCGCTGCAACCGAAGCAACCATGGCCGAAGCGGCGCAAACGCGGTTGCAACTGGTGGAAGAGGTGGCACGCAATTATGTGCGGCTGCGCGGCCTGCAACAGCAGATGCTGCTGACCGAAAAAAACATCAAACTGCAGGAGCAGACGCTCACCATCACCCGCGCCCAATATAAGGAACGGGTGGTGACGCGGCTGGATGTGTTGCGCGCACAGGCGCAGATGAAGCGCACCCAAACGCGCGTGCCGCAAATCCGGCAGGAGACGGATGCGGTGCTCAACCGCCTTGCAGTGCTGCTGGATGACACGGTGACGCACCTGCGCGCGCAATTGCCACCGACGCCCTTGCCAACGATCCCGGCGGCGATGGTTGCCGACACGCCGCTCGAAACCATGCGTGCGCGGCCGGATGTGGCGATTGCGGAGCGGCGGCTGGCGCAGGCCACCGCACTCAGCGGCGCAGCGTTTGCGGAGTTCTTCCCCAAGCTGAGCCTTGACGGGTTTTTCGGCCGCTCGGGCTCCGACCAGTTCGGCACGCTGAATCCGTGGAGTGTGGCGGCGAATGCCGCATTCCCGGTCCTCAATTTCGGGCGCATCCAGGCGCAGGTCGATAGTGCGGATGCCCGCCAGAAGCAGGCCTATTACAGCTTCCGCCAGACCGTGCTGGCGGCGGTGGCGGATGTGGAGGTGGCGTTCTCGGCCTATCGGCACGAGCGCGACCGCAAGCAAACACTGGTGCAAATTGCCAAAGAACAAGCCGAAGCGGTGCTGGTCGCGAAAACGCAATATACCAATGGCCTCGTGCCCCAACTGGATTTGCTGGATGCGGAGCAGAATCTACTGGAGGCGGATACCAGCGTCGTGCAGTCCGAGGTGGCGGCGCTGGAAAACACGATCACGCTCTACACGGCGCTGGGCAAAACCGATGGCACGGTGACGGATGGGCAACTGCCCGCGCATGGGCTGATTAGTCTTCCTTAA
- a CDS encoding alpha-E domain-containing protein, with protein MLSRVASSIYWMSRYLERAENVARFIAVNEHLILDMGLAPDNAQWSPLVTTSGDDVDFALRYDEPSEKNVLFFLTFDEKNPNSIYSCICAARENARTVREVISSEMWEQINAMYHSVQNHRRKRRMDNLQAFYASIRTGSFLFAGLTANTMSHNEAWQFARVGRLLERADKTARLLDVKYFLLLPNPAFVDSPYDAVEWGAVLKSANAFEMYRKHYHSINYRDVARFLIFDTAFPRALTYCVNGARDSLAAITRELGVSVNAEDEMEKLVSMLQASTIDGLLGNGLHEFIDIFQFNLNVVDQAIYRAFFAR; from the coding sequence ATGCTTAGCCGCGTCGCCAGTTCCATTTATTGGATGAGCCGCTATCTGGAGCGCGCCGAGAATGTCGCGCGCTTCATTGCCGTCAACGAGCATTTAATTCTGGATATGGGCCTCGCGCCCGATAACGCGCAGTGGAGCCCGCTTGTCACCACCAGTGGCGACGATGTGGATTTCGCCCTTCGCTATGACGAGCCGAGCGAAAAAAACGTACTGTTCTTCCTCACCTTCGACGAGAAAAACCCGAACTCGATCTACTCCTGCATCTGCGCCGCGCGCGAGAATGCGCGTACCGTGCGCGAGGTGATTTCCTCCGAAATGTGGGAGCAAATCAACGCCATGTATCACTCCGTGCAGAACCACCGCCGCAAACGGCGGATGGATAATCTGCAGGCGTTTTATGCCTCCATCCGCACCGGCAGTTTCCTGTTTGCGGGCCTCACCGCCAACACCATGTCGCATAATGAGGCATGGCAGTTCGCCCGCGTTGGCCGCCTGCTGGAGCGCGCCGATAAAACCGCGCGCCTGCTCGATGTGAAATATTTCCTGCTGCTGCCCAACCCGGCATTCGTCGATTCACCGTATGACGCCGTCGAGTGGGGCGCGGTGCTCAAATCCGCCAATGCGTTTGAAATGTATCGCAAGCATTACCACAGCATCAATTACCGCGATGTCGCGCGCTTCCTCATCTTCGACACTGCGTTTCCGCGTGCTCTCACCTATTGCGTGAACGGCGCGCGCGACTCGCTCGCCGCCATCACGCGCGAGCTGGGGGTCAGCGTCAACGCAGAAGACGAAATGGAAAAACTGGTTTCCATGCTACAAGCCAGCACGATCGATGGCTTGCTCGGCAACGGGTTGCACGAGTTTATCGATATTTTCCAGTTCAACCTGAACGTGGTCGATCAGGCCATCTACCGCGCATTTTTTGCCCGCTGA
- a CDS encoding class II glutamine amidotransferase — translation MSDITSDILALSFDSVSSPSITVKLPEQLYGSHSLGWGVAWYPNDNQAAIVKKDPAARGADIQIEALADWNNYRSSVFFCKAKGAAKGYTHHETQPFSRSFAGHDWLFMHNGDLDKIRLAELHTDKSRVLEPVGRTDSELAFCILLGRMMETDARQLSDVPYSLLLSWFQQFDPLGSADMVISDGTTMAIFCGTNSVRKLYYSRIQPPDQALHFNSETMKLDLADSRDTYRTALIVTSSPFDAGSWLEMKPGQLLIVRQGLVVFNSIPNLAQPFPQPQQFAGSSNAATPGNFGAMQAEQAQLLHHSVVNIRSITRTEQGTPLAYRTFDITHETRYHYSEPVEHSTHTFRLQPVEDPVQEVVSSVFTISSQGEEIRYEDVFGNQSIYYSINTPYTEITIQSVSRIKVYAMPPDDHSLSQRKTSIPLIWMPWQQQMMMPYLLPAELPETQLRELTDYAMSFVRRNDYNLMETLKDMNLSIYRDYTYVPGITSLSTTPFEVYTSRQGVCQDFANLLICLARLLSIPARYRMGYIFTGSSYENKIQSDASHAWVEIYIPYVGWRGFDPTNGCMVAQDHVRVASGRNYRDATPTSGTIFKGGGTETLSADVKMNEVLG, via the coding sequence GTGAGCGATATTACCAGCGATATCCTGGCCCTGAGCTTCGATAGCGTCAGCTCGCCGTCGATCACGGTCAAGCTGCCTGAGCAGCTGTATGGCAGCCATTCGCTCGGCTGGGGCGTGGCGTGGTATCCCAACGATAACCAGGCGGCGATTGTTAAAAAAGACCCCGCCGCACGCGGTGCCGATATCCAGATCGAAGCGCTGGCGGACTGGAACAACTACCGTTCCTCGGTGTTTTTCTGCAAAGCCAAAGGCGCCGCGAAGGGCTACACCCACCACGAAACCCAACCGTTTTCGCGCAGTTTCGCCGGGCATGACTGGCTGTTCATGCATAATGGCGATCTCGATAAAATCCGCCTCGCGGAGCTGCACACCGATAAATCCCGCGTGCTGGAGCCGGTCGGCCGCACGGATTCCGAACTCGCCTTCTGCATCCTGCTCGGCCGGATGATGGAAACGGATGCGCGCCAACTATCGGATGTGCCCTACAGCCTGCTGCTCAGCTGGTTCCAGCAGTTCGACCCGCTCGGCAGCGCGGATATGGTGATTTCCGATGGTACCACGATGGCGATTTTCTGCGGCACCAATTCGGTGCGCAAGCTGTATTACAGCCGCATCCAGCCGCCCGATCAGGCGCTGCATTTCAATTCCGAGACCATGAAACTCGACCTCGCCGACTCGCGCGACACCTACCGCACCGCGCTCATCGTCACCTCGTCGCCGTTCGATGCTGGCAGCTGGCTGGAGATGAAACCCGGGCAATTGCTCATCGTCCGTCAGGGGCTGGTGGTGTTCAACAGCATTCCCAATCTGGCGCAGCCCTTCCCGCAGCCGCAGCAATTTGCGGGCAGCAGTAATGCCGCCACGCCCGGCAATTTCGGTGCGATGCAGGCCGAGCAGGCGCAATTGCTCCACCATTCGGTGGTCAATATTCGCTCCATCACCCGCACCGAGCAAGGCACGCCGCTGGCCTACCGCACGTTCGATATCACCCATGAAACGCGCTACCATTACAGCGAGCCGGTGGAGCACAGCACCCACACCTTCCGCCTGCAGCCAGTGGAAGACCCGGTGCAGGAGGTGGTTAGTTCCGTCTTCACCATCTCGTCGCAAGGCGAGGAAATCCGCTACGAAGACGTGTTCGGCAACCAGTCGATCTATTACAGCATCAACACGCCTTACACCGAAATCACGATCCAAAGCGTCAGCCGGATCAAGGTCTATGCCATGCCGCCGGACGATCACAGCCTGTCGCAGCGAAAAACCTCGATTCCGCTGATCTGGATGCCCTGGCAGCAGCAGATGATGATGCCCTACCTGTTGCCCGCCGAGCTGCCCGAAACCCAACTGCGCGAGCTGACGGATTACGCGATGAGCTTCGTCCGCCGCAATGATTACAACCTGATGGAAACGCTCAAGGATATGAACCTGAGCATCTACCGCGACTACACCTATGTGCCCGGCATCACGTCGCTCTCGACCACACCGTTTGAGGTCTATACCTCGCGTCAGGGCGTCTGCCAGGATTTCGCGAACCTGCTCATCTGCCTCGCCCGTTTGCTCAGCATTCCCGCGCGTTACCGCATGGGTTACATTTTCACCGGCAGCAGCTATGAAAACAAGATCCAGTCGGATGCGTCGCATGCATGGGTCGAGATTTACATCCCCTATGTCGGCTGGCGCGGGTTTGATCCCACCAATGGCTGCATGGTGGCGCAGGATCATGTGCGCGTCGCCAGCGGCCGCAATTACCGGGATGCGACGCCCACATCCGGCACGATTTTCAAAGGTGGCGGCACCGAAACCCTCAGCGCTGATGTGAAGATGAATGAGGTGCTTGGATGA
- a CDS encoding DUF1993 domain-containing protein, producing the protein MTLSMYDASIPAFIRGLTNLSAVLAKAAAHAEAKKIDPSVFMAARLAPDMLPLPKQIQIASDIVKGGAARLAGVEVPSFADTETTFPELQERIAKTIAFLNTIPAAQVNGTEEKTISLKVGGRDLQFSGQAYLLGFVVPNLYFHTTVAYAILRHNGVELGKMDFLGAPS; encoded by the coding sequence ATGACCCTATCCATGTATGACGCATCCATCCCCGCTTTCATCCGCGGGCTGACTAATCTTTCGGCGGTGCTGGCCAAAGCGGCGGCGCATGCGGAAGCGAAAAAGATCGATCCTTCGGTGTTCATGGCCGCGCGGTTGGCGCCGGATATGCTGCCACTTCCCAAGCAAATCCAGATCGCATCGGATATCGTGAAAGGCGGCGCGGCGCGCCTTGCGGGCGTGGAAGTGCCAAGCTTTGCGGATACGGAAACGACCTTCCCTGAGCTGCAGGAACGCATTGCCAAAACCATCGCCTTCCTGAACACCATCCCCGCCGCGCAGGTAAATGGCACGGAAGAAAAAACCATCAGCCTGAAAGTCGGCGGCCGCGATCTGCAGTTCAGCGGGCAGGCTTATTTGCTGGGGTTTGTGGTGCCCAACCTCTATTTCCACACCACTGTAGCCTACGCGATTTTGCGCCATAACGGGGTGGAGCTTGGCAAAATGGATTTCCTCGGCGCACCGAGCTAA
- a CDS encoding HlyD family type I secretion periplasmic adaptor subunit, with amino-acid sequence MTHPRTPHRRIRYGLRRLERHPRMRGLHRLFDYIVRIAGNRHYRGENPAIGAAYSPLRWSLLAMLALTFITVVFGAIIPIKSAAVTKGTIVVSSHKKTVQHLEGGIIRTILVADGDTVKHGQPLIELNDTTPQSNRNIARKELAMARITEARLTALKAESNTIAINDALAKQAAEHPDIGQALISQKDTFTTQRDAQRSKLATLQQRIEEAYEEIKGDKAQVTSANRQLELIAEEIAPMKRLVGKGYASRPQLLALQRHQQELEGNKGQQLASIAKIQQSITETQLQIDTVRSEYAKQISDEMSELQAKIADYEERLRATSDVMSRTVITSPYDGIVTGMKHHTVGAVITPGEALMDIVPQDEPMIIEAHVSPSDIDVVTDGLPCRISFSAYKTRSMPRLTGKISYVAADISTSAEQGQPAASFYKAKVEVDSHELARLTTAVKLYPGMPVDVFIETGSRSFLGYMLAPISSSMERAFKED; translated from the coding sequence ATGACGCACCCACGCACCCCGCACCGCAGGATACGCTATGGCTTACGGCGGCTGGAGCGCCACCCGCGCATGCGCGGCCTGCACCGGCTGTTCGATTATATCGTGCGGATCGCGGGCAACCGCCACTATCGCGGCGAGAACCCCGCCATTGGCGCCGCCTATTCCCCCCTGCGCTGGAGCCTGCTGGCGATGCTCGCCCTCACCTTCATCACCGTTGTGTTTGGCGCGATCATCCCCATCAAGAGCGCTGCCGTCACGAAGGGCACGATTGTCGTGTCCTCGCATAAAAAAACGGTACAGCATCTCGAAGGCGGCATTATCCGCACCATTCTGGTTGCCGATGGGGATACGGTCAAACATGGCCAGCCGCTCATCGAGCTGAACGATACGACGCCACAATCCAACCGTAACATCGCCCGCAAGGAGCTTGCCATGGCGCGGATTACGGAAGCACGGCTCACCGCGCTGAAGGCGGAGAGCAACACGATTGCCATCAACGACGCGCTGGCAAAACAAGCGGCCGAGCATCCGGATATCGGCCAGGCGCTTATTTCGCAGAAGGACACTTTCACCACCCAGCGCGACGCCCAGCGCAGCAAACTGGCAACCTTGCAACAGCGCATTGAAGAGGCCTATGAAGAAATCAAGGGCGACAAGGCGCAAGTCACCAGCGCCAACCGCCAGCTGGAGCTGATTGCCGAGGAAATTGCCCCCATGAAACGGCTGGTCGGCAAGGGCTACGCCTCGCGGCCGCAACTGCTCGCGCTGCAACGCCACCAGCAGGAGCTGGAGGGCAACAAGGGCCAGCAGCTCGCCTCCATCGCCAAAATCCAGCAATCCATCACCGAAACACAACTGCAGATCGATACGGTGCGCAGCGAATATGCCAAGCAAATTTCCGATGAGATGAGCGAGCTTCAGGCCAAAATTGCGGATTACGAGGAACGGCTACGGGCGACATCCGACGTGATGAGCCGCACGGTGATTACCTCGCCGTATGATGGCATCGTCACCGGCATGAAGCACCATACGGTCGGCGCGGTGATTACGCCCGGCGAAGCGCTGATGGATATTGTGCCGCAAGATGAGCCGATGATTATCGAGGCGCATGTGTCGCCATCCGATATTGATGTGGTGACCGATGGACTGCCCTGCCGCATCTCCTTCTCCGCCTATAAAACCCGCAGCATGCCGCGCTTGACCGGCAAAATCTCCTATGTCGCGGCGGATATCAGCACCTCGGCAGAGCAAGGCCAGCCCGCCGCGTCGTTCTACAAAGCGAAAGTGGAGGTGGATAGCCACGAGCTGGCGCGCCTGACCACAGCGGTCAAACTCTACCCCGGCATGCCGGTGGATGTGTTTATCGAAACGGGCTCGCGGTCGTTCCTTGGCTACATGCTTGCACCTATCAGCAGCAGCATGGAGCGGGCGTTTAAGGAAGACTAA